The Comamonas endophytica sequence CGGCCCGCAGCTGCTGGTCGACGATATCGTCGAGCAGAAGATGACCATCCAGGATTTCGCGCTGCAGCTGCCCGACGGCCCGGGCTACGGCCTCACGGTCTCGCCCAGCCAGCTCGACCGCTTCGACCGCGCGCTGGCCGGCCGGCAGCCGGTGCACGTGGACCTGGGCCAGGCCAAGATCTGAAATCTTTCCGGCCGCACGCCGAGGGCGTGCAGCCTCACCCATCCCATCAAGGAGACCCCGATGCTGTTTCTTGTTCGCATGGACGTGCGCATTCCCCATGACCTGCCCGCGGCGCAGGTCGAAGACATCAAGGCGCGTGAAAAGGCCTATTCCCAGGAACTGCAGCGCGATGGCCGCTGGCAGTCGATCTGGCGCGTGGTGGGCGAATACGCCAACTACAGCGTCTTCGATGTCGCCTCCAACGACGAGCTGCACGGGCTGCTGCAGGGGCTGCCCCTGTTTCCCTACATGCAGATCCAGGTGACGCCGCTGGCGCGCCATCCCTCGGCCATAGCCTGAGCGACCGGCCGCATTCCCACAAAAAATTCCAAGGAGACAAACATGAGCAACCCCATCCTGCAAAAGACCCTCACTGCCATCGCGCTGGCCGCCTGCGCCGTTCCCGCCCTGGCCCAGGGCACGGTGGGCAACTGGCCCGACAAACCTGTCAAGTGGGTGGTGCCATTCCCGCCCGGCGGCGCCATGGATGCGATCGCGCGCACGCTCGGCGAGGTCGCTGGCCGCAAGCTGGGCCAGCCCTTCGTGATCGAGAACAAGCCCGGCGCGGGCGGCAACATCGGCTCGGACTTCGTGGCCAAGCAGCCCGCCGACGGCTACACGCTGATGATCACCTCGATCGGCATGGCCACCAACGGCGCGCTCTACAACAAGCTGAGCTACGACCCGATCAAGGACTTCGCGCCGGTGAGCCTGCTGGCCGTGGTGCCCAACGTGCTGGTGGCGGGCGCCAAGCAGTCCGACGTGAAGAACGTCAAGGACCTGATCGCCAAGGCCAAGCAGCGGCCCGACGCGCTGACCTATGCCTCGGCCGGCAACGGCACCTCGATCCATCTGGCGGGCGCGAACTTCACCTCGCTGACGGGCGTGAAGATGCTGCACGTGCCCTACCGCGGCAGCGGCCCGGCCGTCACCGACCTGCTGGGCGGCCAGGTGGACTTCATGTTCGACAGCATCACCTCGGCGCGCCCGCACATCGAGGCCGGCAAGCTGCGCGCCATCGCCATCACCACCAAGACGCGCTCGCCCTCGCTGCCCGACGTGCCGACCGTGGCGGAAGCCGGTGTTCCCGGCTATGAAGTCTCGCCCTGGTTCGCCACCTTCATGCCCGCCGGCACGCCCGCGCCCATCGTCGCCAAGCTGGGCCAGACGCTCAACGAGGCGATGAACGACCCCGAGGTCAAGAAGCGTCTTGACGCCATTGGCGCCGAGCCGATCGGCAGCACGCCGCAAGCGCTGGCGGCGCATCTGAAGACCGAGACCGATCGTTGGACCAAACTGATCAAAGCGTCCAACATCAAGGTGGATTGAGCAAGCATGCCGGCACTGCACTCCATCATCGAGGGCCAAGGCCCCGTCATCGTCCTGAGCCATGCGCTGGGCTGCGACCTGCACATGTGGGACGAAGTCGCCGCGCTGCTCAAGGACCGCTACACCGTCGTGCGCTACGACCAGCGCGGCCATGGCCGCTCGCCTGCCGGCGAAGCGGCGTTCGGCATGCAGGACCTGGCGCAGGACGCGGCCGATCTGATCGAGCGCCTGGGGCGCGGCCCGGTGCATTTCGCGGGGGTCTCGATGGGCGGCATGACGGCGCAGGCGCTGGCCGCGCGCCACCCTGGCGCGGTGCGCAGCATCACCATTGCCAATTCGGCCGCGCGCTATGACGAGGCCGCGCGCCAGGGCTGGCAGGCGCGCATCGATACCGTGCGTGCGCAGGGCGTGGCCGCGATCGCCGATGGCGCGCTGCAGCGCTGGCTGTCGGCCGATTTCATCGCGCGCCACCCCGAGCGCGTGGCGCAGATGCGCGCGGCCCTGGTGCAGCTGGCGCCCGAGCCCTATGCCCGCGCTTGCGCGGCGGTGGCGGGTATCGCGCTGCATAAGACCAATCCTTCGATCCGTTGCCCGGCGCTGGTGCTGGGCGGCACGCTGGATGCGGCCACGCCGCTGGCGATGTCCGAGGAAATCGCCGCCGGCATCCCCGGCGCGGAGCTGGCCCCTATCGAGGCTGCGCATATCAGCTGCGTCGAGCAGCCGGCGGTTTTCGCGCAGCTGCTGGACGGCTTCATCCAGCGCGCCTGAGCCGGCACTCAGCGCTGCGGCAGGGCGCTGCGGAAGTCGCCCTGCAGCAGTTCGCGCAGCGTGCCGGCCACGCCGTGGCGCCCGTCGCGGCGCCAGGCGAGGTGCAGCTCCACATCCAGGCCGCTCACCTGGGCCAGCGGCCTGAAGCAGACATTGGCGTAGCGCAGCTTCATGGCCGCACGCGGCACCAGGGCCACGCCGACATTGGCATCGACCAGCGCCAGGATCGAATGCGTATGGCTCAGCGTCTGCACCGTCTCCGGCGCCACGCCATGGGCACGCAGCTGGCCGGCGACGATCTCGTACAGATAGCGTGACTCCGAGGGGCAGAACTCGATGAACGCCTGGCCCTGCAGCGCCGCCAGAGGCACGGCGTCAAGCGCTGCAAGAGGGTGGTCCGCCGGCAGCGCGAGCATGAAGGGCTCGCGCAGCAGCGGCGCCGAGGCGCTGAAGCTGC is a genomic window containing:
- the catC gene encoding muconolactone Delta-isomerase — protein: MLFLVRMDVRIPHDLPAAQVEDIKAREKAYSQELQRDGRWQSIWRVVGEYANYSVFDVASNDELHGLLQGLPLFPYMQIQVTPLARHPSAIA
- a CDS encoding Bug family tripartite tricarboxylate transporter substrate binding protein, with amino-acid sequence MSNPILQKTLTAIALAACAVPALAQGTVGNWPDKPVKWVVPFPPGGAMDAIARTLGEVAGRKLGQPFVIENKPGAGGNIGSDFVAKQPADGYTLMITSIGMATNGALYNKLSYDPIKDFAPVSLLAVVPNVLVAGAKQSDVKNVKDLIAKAKQRPDALTYASAGNGTSIHLAGANFTSLTGVKMLHVPYRGSGPAVTDLLGGQVDFMFDSITSARPHIEAGKLRAIAITTKTRSPSLPDVPTVAEAGVPGYEVSPWFATFMPAGTPAPIVAKLGQTLNEAMNDPEVKKRLDAIGAEPIGSTPQALAAHLKTETDRWTKLIKASNIKVD
- a CDS encoding alpha/beta fold hydrolase, whose protein sequence is MPALHSIIEGQGPVIVLSHALGCDLHMWDEVAALLKDRYTVVRYDQRGHGRSPAGEAAFGMQDLAQDAADLIERLGRGPVHFAGVSMGGMTAQALAARHPGAVRSITIANSAARYDEAARQGWQARIDTVRAQGVAAIADGALQRWLSADFIARHPERVAQMRAALVQLAPEPYARACAAVAGIALHKTNPSIRCPALVLGGTLDAATPLAMSEEIAAGIPGAELAPIEAAHISCVEQPAVFAQLLDGFIQRA